Proteins co-encoded in one Ralstonia sp. RRA genomic window:
- a CDS encoding membrane protein, producing MMKREIVYLHPAHTARALVLVYLCFSLPIVGLVFFTGFVRTGELPAIAILSGLLLNALIGFGALWLGCHAYNWVAARFGGIEIALRDVPEEA from the coding sequence ATGATGAAAAGGGAGATTGTCTACCTCCACCCCGCCCACACCGCGCGTGCGTTGGTGCTGGTGTACCTGTGTTTCTCGCTCCCGATCGTCGGGCTGGTGTTCTTTACCGGCTTTGTCCGCACGGGTGAGCTCCCGGCAATCGCCATTCTGAGCGGCTTGCTACTCAACGCGCTGATCGGTTTTGGTGCGCTTTGGCTCGGCTGCCACGCCTACAACTGGGTGGCCGCACGCTTTGGCGGCATCGAGATCGCGCTGCGCGACGTGCCAGAAGAAGCCTGA
- a CDS encoding DNA recombination protein RmuC: MDWLALLTLFGMAIVAVLCVLTWRGVSRPAANDVSPLLAALRDELARGNERIERELRGEIAETARIGRSDVTQQLGQFQQVLATQLTSVATLQNNQIDTFAQQLTKLTETNTQQLEAVRQSLQQQAQQAREEQGNALRRFGEAMQQQLAQLGEGNERRLAEVRATLEQKLKDIEANNATKLDEMRRTVDEKLHATLEQRLGESFKLVSDRLEQVHRGLGEMQALAQGVGDLKKVLTNVKTRGTWGEVQLEMLLEQMLTPEQYDKNVETVRGTGARVEFAIRLPGKTDADRDATVWLPIDAKFPKEQYERLLDAQERADAEAATAASRELEVAVRREAQTIHEKYIAPPATTDFAILFLPTEGLYAEVLRRPGLTDELQRKFRVTVAGPTTLTAILNSLQMGFRTLALEKRSSEVWQVLGAVKSEFGKFGDVLAATKKTLERAVSNIEQAEVRTRQMNRKLKAVEALPSDSAQNVLGLESAVPSDDEAEAE; encoded by the coding sequence ATGGATTGGTTGGCTTTACTGACGTTGTTTGGCATGGCCATCGTGGCCGTGCTGTGTGTGCTGACCTGGCGAGGCGTCTCGCGCCCGGCGGCAAATGATGTGTCGCCATTGCTTGCTGCGCTGCGCGATGAACTTGCGCGCGGCAACGAACGCATCGAGCGTGAACTGCGCGGCGAGATTGCTGAGACGGCACGCATCGGCCGCAGCGATGTGACGCAACAGCTGGGGCAGTTCCAGCAGGTGCTGGCGACGCAGCTCACCAGCGTCGCCACGTTGCAGAACAACCAGATCGACACATTCGCCCAGCAGCTCACCAAGCTGACGGAGACGAACACCCAGCAGCTTGAAGCCGTGCGCCAGAGCCTGCAGCAACAGGCCCAGCAGGCTCGCGAAGAGCAGGGCAATGCGCTGCGCCGCTTTGGCGAAGCGATGCAGCAGCAGCTCGCCCAACTGGGCGAGGGCAACGAACGCCGGCTGGCGGAGGTGCGCGCCACGCTGGAGCAGAAGCTCAAGGACATCGAGGCCAATAACGCGACCAAGCTCGACGAGATGCGCCGCACCGTCGACGAAAAGCTGCACGCCACGCTGGAGCAGCGCCTGGGTGAATCGTTCAAGCTGGTGTCGGACCGTCTGGAGCAGGTGCATCGCGGCCTGGGCGAAATGCAGGCGCTGGCACAAGGCGTGGGCGATCTGAAGAAGGTGCTGACCAACGTGAAGACGCGCGGCACCTGGGGCGAAGTCCAGTTGGAAATGCTGCTGGAGCAGATGCTTACGCCCGAGCAATACGACAAGAACGTCGAAACCGTGCGTGGCACCGGCGCACGCGTGGAATTCGCCATCCGCCTGCCCGGCAAGACCGATGCGGATCGTGACGCCACGGTCTGGCTGCCCATCGACGCCAAGTTCCCGAAGGAGCAGTACGAGCGTCTGCTCGATGCGCAGGAACGCGCCGACGCAGAAGCGGCCACTGCCGCCAGCCGCGAACTGGAGGTGGCGGTACGCAGGGAAGCGCAGACCATCCACGAGAAGTACATTGCACCGCCGGCTACGACGGATTTCGCGATTCTCTTCCTGCCGACCGAAGGTCTCTACGCTGAGGTGCTGCGCCGTCCGGGCCTGACGGATGAACTGCAGCGCAAGTTCCGCGTGACGGTGGCGGGGCCGACCACACTCACGGCCATCCTCAACAGTCTGCAGATGGGTTTCCGCACGCTGGCGCTGGAGAAGCGTTCCAGCGAGGTCTGGCAGGTGCTGGGTGCGGTGAAGAGCGAGTTCGGCAAGTTCGGCGATGTGCTGGCCGCGACCAAGAAGACGCTGGAGCGCGCAGTCAGCAACATCGAACAGGCCGAGGTGCGTACGCGCCAGATGAATCGCAAGCTCAAGGCGGTGGAAGCGCTGCCGAGCGATTCTGCACAGAACGTACTGGGTTTGGAGTCGGCCGTGCCATCGGACGACGAGGCCGAGGCGGAGTAG
- a CDS encoding D-glycerate dehydrogenase has translation MKPGILVTRAMFPEVLERLRETFDVIDNQADVVYPPEALAERLQGRVGLLSNAADTINAELISRVPTLRAVCNMAVGYNNFDLPAMTRAGILATNTPDILTETTADFGWALLMAAARRVPESEHWLRAGHWKRWTYDMFLGAEVYGSTLGILGMGRIGQALARRASGFSMRVIYHNRSRLAPEIEQDTRATYVSKEDLLKQADHLVLVLPYSKESHHAIGAAELAQMKPTATLVNLARGGIVDDAALAQALADKRIFAAGLDVYEGEPKVHPALLEAEHVALTPHIASATLGTRLGMANMAADNLIAALGFGPRAGQPPNLLNPDALAVPRAAS, from the coding sequence ATGAAACCCGGAATCCTTGTCACCCGCGCAATGTTTCCCGAAGTACTGGAGCGCCTGCGCGAAACCTTCGACGTGATCGACAATCAGGCGGACGTCGTCTATCCGCCCGAAGCCCTGGCCGAGCGCTTGCAGGGCCGCGTGGGGTTGCTGTCCAACGCCGCAGACACCATCAACGCCGAGTTGATCAGCCGCGTACCGACGCTGCGCGCGGTGTGCAACATGGCGGTCGGCTACAACAACTTCGATCTGCCGGCGATGACGCGCGCGGGCATCCTTGCGACCAACACGCCGGACATCCTGACCGAGACGACAGCGGATTTTGGTTGGGCCCTGCTGATGGCCGCCGCCCGCCGCGTGCCGGAGTCCGAGCACTGGTTGCGTGCGGGGCATTGGAAGCGCTGGACGTACGACATGTTCCTCGGTGCCGAGGTGTACGGCAGCACGCTGGGCATTCTTGGCATGGGCCGCATCGGGCAGGCTTTGGCGCGGCGCGCGAGCGGCTTCTCGATGCGCGTGATCTATCACAACCGCAGCCGGCTCGCGCCCGAGATCGAGCAGGACACACGTGCCACGTACGTCAGCAAGGAGGACCTGCTGAAGCAGGCCGATCATCTCGTGCTGGTGCTGCCGTATTCCAAGGAAAGCCACCACGCCATCGGTGCGGCCGAGCTGGCGCAGATGAAGCCGACCGCCACGCTGGTCAACCTCGCGCGCGGTGGCATCGTCGACGATGCTGCGCTGGCGCAGGCACTGGCTGACAAGCGCATCTTCGCGGCCGGTCTCGATGTGTACGAAGGCGAGCCGAAGGTACATCCGGCGCTGCTGGAGGCCGAGCATGTCGCGCTCACGCCGCACATTGCCAGCGCCACGTTGGGCACGCGCCTGGGCATGGCCAACATGGCCGCCGACAACCTGATTGCCGCACTCGGTTTCGGCCCGCGCGCGGGCCAACCGCCCAACTTGTTGAACCCTGACGCGCTGGCCGTGCCGCGCGCCGCTTCCTGA
- a CDS encoding sodium:proton antiporter — translation MKRLWPLVFLFSCGLARAADVNGADLSLWWGAPFAGILLSIAIAPLVAPKLWHDHYGKIAAAWALAFLVPFGIGFGGESAVASVIHAALAEYVPFIALIAALYVVAGGICIRGNIHGTPKLNTGLIGLGTVLASIMGTTGAAMLLIRPLLRANEARRHRAHVVVFFIFLVANAGGALTPLGDPPLFLGFLQGVDFFWTAKYLWRETLMMWVLLLAIFFAVDSYFYHTGKEELPNITDATPDDAGPLRFEGNVNFILLAGILGLVLMSGLWKPGIVFHVMGTEVLLQNVVRDIGLVCIALLSLWLTPGSARAGNEFNWEPILEVAKLFAGIFITIGPVIAMLKAGVDGPFAMIVRLVNDSAGQPNNAMYFWATGLLSSFLDNAPTYLVFFNTAGGDAKMLMTEGASTLAAISAAAVFMGANTYIGNAPNLMVKAIAESRGLQMPSFFGYMLWSVGILVPIFVLMTFVFFR, via the coding sequence GTGAAACGCCTCTGGCCCCTTGTCTTCCTGTTTTCCTGTGGCCTGGCGCGTGCCGCCGACGTGAATGGTGCCGACTTGTCGCTCTGGTGGGGCGCGCCGTTTGCCGGCATCTTGCTGTCGATTGCCATTGCACCGCTGGTGGCGCCCAAGCTTTGGCACGACCACTACGGCAAGATTGCGGCAGCCTGGGCGCTGGCGTTCCTGGTGCCGTTCGGCATCGGCTTTGGCGGTGAGTCTGCCGTTGCCTCCGTCATCCATGCCGCGCTTGCGGAGTACGTCCCGTTCATCGCGCTGATCGCCGCACTGTACGTAGTGGCCGGCGGTATCTGCATTCGCGGCAATATCCATGGCACCCCAAAACTGAATACGGGCCTCATCGGGCTGGGCACGGTTCTCGCCAGCATCATGGGCACGACCGGGGCGGCCATGCTGCTGATCCGGCCGCTGCTGCGCGCCAACGAGGCTCGCCGGCACCGTGCGCACGTCGTCGTGTTCTTTATCTTTCTGGTGGCCAACGCGGGCGGGGCGCTGACGCCGCTGGGCGATCCGCCGCTGTTCCTCGGCTTCCTGCAGGGCGTCGATTTTTTCTGGACCGCCAAGTACCTCTGGCGCGAGACGCTGATGATGTGGGTGCTGCTGCTGGCAATCTTCTTCGCGGTCGACAGCTACTTCTATCACACGGGCAAGGAAGAACTGCCCAACATCACCGATGCCACGCCAGATGACGCCGGTCCGCTGCGCTTCGAGGGCAACGTCAATTTCATCCTCTTGGCCGGCATTCTGGGGCTCGTGCTGATGAGCGGGCTGTGGAAGCCCGGCATCGTCTTCCACGTGATGGGCACCGAGGTGCTGCTGCAGAACGTGGTGCGTGACATCGGCCTGGTCTGCATCGCCTTGCTCTCACTGTGGCTCACGCCTGGCAGCGCGCGCGCCGGCAACGAATTCAACTGGGAGCCGATCCTGGAAGTCGCCAAGCTGTTCGCCGGTATCTTCATCACGATCGGGCCGGTCATTGCCATGCTCAAGGCGGGCGTGGATGGTCCGTTCGCGATGATCGTCCGTCTTGTGAACGACAGCGCCGGGCAGCCGAACAATGCGATGTACTTCTGGGCGACGGGGCTGCTGTCGTCCTTCCTCGACAACGCGCCGACGTATCTGGTGTTCTTCAACACCGCCGGTGGCGACGCCAAGATGCTGATGACCGAGGGCGCCTCCACGCTGGCGGCCATTTCGGCGGCGGCCGTGTTCATGGGCGCGAATACCTACATCGGCAATGCCCCCAACCTGATGGTCAAGGCCATTGCTGAAAGCCGTGGCCTGCAGATGCCGAGCTTCTTTGGCTACATGTTGTGGTCGGTGGGCATTCTGGTGCCGATCTTTGTGCTGATGACCTTCGTCTTCTTCCGCTAG
- a CDS encoding lactate utilization protein C, with protein sequence MEPRPDTPVDPLDTTRARDAIFARIRNAQHRPEQPTQGERDAVANYIARHPAGPRPPMPADLAAHFAEQALKMASTLESVATLADVPAAVARYLAGLDLKPSAVAWTTLQSLDWAAAGLNVEFRPPVREPQADHDHGDLVGITGCFCAIAETGSLMLLSGPENVASAALLPETHIAVVPQSRIVAHLEDAYALMRSERGELPRATNVISGPSRTGDIEQTIVLGAHGPYRVHVIVVTGA encoded by the coding sequence ATGGAACCACGACCGGATACCCCCGTCGACCCGCTCGACACGACCCGCGCCCGCGATGCCATTTTCGCGCGCATCCGCAACGCGCAGCATCGTCCGGAGCAGCCTACGCAAGGCGAGCGCGATGCCGTGGCTAACTACATTGCGCGCCATCCGGCCGGCCCGCGTCCGCCGATGCCCGCAGACCTCGCTGCGCACTTTGCCGAGCAGGCGCTGAAGATGGCGTCGACGCTGGAGTCGGTCGCCACGCTGGCCGACGTGCCGGCTGCCGTGGCGCGCTATCTGGCCGGCCTGGATCTGAAGCCAAGTGCTGTGGCGTGGACCACGCTGCAATCGCTCGATTGGGCGGCCGCCGGACTCAACGTTGAATTCCGTCCGCCGGTGCGCGAGCCGCAAGCCGATCACGACCACGGCGACCTTGTCGGTATTACCGGCTGCTTCTGCGCGATTGCCGAGACCGGCTCGTTGATGCTGCTGTCGGGGCCGGAGAACGTGGCCTCTGCAGCTTTGCTGCCCGAGACGCATATCGCCGTGGTGCCGCAGTCGCGCATCGTCGCCCACCTGGAGGATGCCTACGCGTTGATGCGCTCGGAGCGGGGCGAATTGCCGCGCGCGACCAACGTCATCAGCGGGCCCTCGCGCACGGGCGATATCGAGCAGACCATCGTGCTCGGTGCGCACGGCCCGTACCGCGTGCACGTCATCGTTGTGACAGGCGCCTGA
- the pncB gene encoding nicotinate phosphoribosyltransferase yields MIIHSLLDTDLYKFTMMQVVLHHFPGAHVEYRFKCRNAGVDLVPFIEEIRAEIRHLCTLRFTEAELDYLRGLRFIKSDFVDFLGLFHLNEKYIEVRPAATNDASNDGQIEIVIAGPWLHTIMFEVPVLAIVNEVFFSRTQSHPQWDEGKRRLTSKLGSLMRPGLEDCRIADYGTRRRFSHTWHEHVLLETRTQLGAQYAGTSNVYFAMKHNMTPLGTMAHEYLQACQALGPRLRDSQTFALETWAKEYRGDLGIALSDTYGFDAFLRDFDMFFCKLFDGVRHDSGDPFEWGERMLKHYEDMRAEPKSKALIFSDSLDMPKVIALYERFHGRCKLAFGVGTNLTNDLGYTPLQIVIKMVRCNGQPVAKLSDAPEKTMCDDPAYLTYLKQVFGVQ; encoded by the coding sequence ATGATCATCCACTCGCTGCTCGATACCGATCTGTACAAGTTCACCATGATGCAGGTGGTGCTGCATCACTTTCCCGGTGCGCATGTCGAATACCGCTTCAAGTGCCGCAATGCGGGTGTTGATCTGGTGCCGTTCATCGAGGAGATTCGCGCCGAGATCCGCCATCTCTGCACGCTGCGCTTTACCGAGGCGGAACTGGATTACCTGCGCGGCCTGCGCTTCATCAAGAGCGATTTCGTCGATTTTCTCGGCCTGTTCCACTTGAACGAGAAGTACATCGAGGTGCGCCCCGCAGCGACCAATGACGCCAGCAACGACGGGCAGATCGAGATCGTCATCGCCGGGCCGTGGCTGCACACGATCATGTTCGAGGTGCCGGTGCTGGCCATCGTCAACGAGGTGTTCTTCAGCCGCACGCAGAGCCACCCGCAATGGGACGAAGGCAAGCGCCGCCTGACCAGCAAGCTGGGCTCGCTGATGCGCCCGGGCCTGGAAGACTGCCGCATTGCCGACTACGGCACGCGCCGTCGCTTCTCGCACACGTGGCACGAGCATGTGCTGCTGGAGACACGCACGCAGCTCGGCGCCCAGTACGCCGGCACCAGCAACGTCTACTTCGCCATGAAGCACAACATGACGCCGCTGGGCACCATGGCACATGAATACCTGCAGGCCTGCCAGGCGCTGGGCCCGCGCCTGCGCGATTCGCAGACCTTCGCGCTGGAGACCTGGGCCAAGGAATACCGCGGCGATCTCGGCATCGCGCTGTCGGATACCTATGGCTTTGACGCCTTCCTGCGCGATTTCGACATGTTTTTCTGCAAGCTCTTCGACGGCGTGCGCCATGATTCCGGCGACCCGTTCGAGTGGGGCGAGCGCATGCTCAAGCACTACGAAGACATGCGCGCCGAGCCGAAATCGAAGGCACTGATCTTCTCCGACAGCCTGGACATGCCCAAGGTCATCGCGCTGTACGAGCGTTTCCATGGTCGCTGCAAACTGGCGTTCGGCGTGGGGACCAACCTGACCAACGACCTGGGCTACACGCCGCTGCAGATCGTCATCAAGATGGTCCGCTGCAATGGCCAGCCGGTGGCCAAGCTGTCGGACGCGCCCGAGAAGACCATGTGCGACGACCCGGCCTATCTGACGTATCTGAAACAAGTTTTTGGCGTGCAATAA
- the prfB gene encoding peptide chain release factor 2 (programmed frameshift), protein MEAERLNAIQNTLADLKSRADELRRYLDYDVKSERLVEVDKELENPEVWNDPKRAQDLGREKKSLEGVVHTLTKLDEDLTGGAELFELAREEGDDDTIEAIEADTAGMRAIVEDMEFRRMFSGKMDAANCFLDIQAGAGGTEACDWASMLLRQYLKYCERKGFKTEVLEESEGDVAGIKSASIKIEGEYAFGFLRTETGVHRLVRKSPFDSAGGRHTSFTSIFVYPEVDDSIEIEVNPADLRVDTYRASGAGGQHINKTDSAVRITHIPTGIVVQCQNDRSQHRNRAEAMTMLKSRLYEHELRKRQAEADAQEAAKTDVGWGHQIRSYVLDQSRIKDLRTNVEISNTQKVLDGDLDAFIQASLKQGV, encoded by the exons ATGGAAGCAGAACGCCTCAATGCCATCCAGAACACGTTGGCCGACCTGAAGTCGCGCGCCGACGAACTTCGGAGGTATCTT GACTACGACGTCAAATCTGAACGTCTAGTTGAAGTCGATAAAGAACTCGAAAACCCCGAGGTCTGGAACGACCCCAAACGCGCCCAGGACCTGGGCCGCGAGAAGAAATCGCTCGAGGGCGTGGTCCATACGCTGACCAAGCTCGACGAAGACCTCACCGGCGGCGCCGAACTGTTCGAGCTCGCCCGCGAAGAGGGCGACGACGACACCATCGAGGCCATTGAGGCCGATACCGCTGGCATGCGCGCCATTGTCGAAGACATGGAATTCCGCCGCATGTTCTCCGGCAAGATGGACGCCGCCAACTGCTTCCTTGACATCCAAGCCGGCGCCGGTGGCACCGAGGCGTGCGATTGGGCGTCGATGCTGCTGCGTCAGTACCTGAAGTACTGCGAGCGCAAGGGCTTCAAGACCGAAGTGCTGGAAGAGTCCGAAGGCGACGTCGCCGGCATCAAGAGCGCATCGATCAAGATCGAGGGCGAATACGCCTTTGGCTTCCTGCGCACGGAAACCGGCGTGCACCGCCTGGTGCGCAAGTCGCCGTTCGACTCGGCGGGTGGCCGCCACACGTCGTTCACCTCGATCTTCGTGTACCCGGAAGTGGATGACTCGATCGAGATCGAAGTCAACCCGGCCGACCTGCGCGTCGATACCTACCGCGCGTCCGGCGCGGGCGGTCAGCACATCAACAAGACCGATTCGGCCGTGCGGATCACGCACATCCCGACCGGTATCGTCGTGCAGTGCCAGAACGACCGCTCGCAGCACCGCAACCGCGCTGAAGCGATGACGATGCTGAAGTCGCGCCTGTACGAGCACGAACTGCGCAAGCGCCAGGCTGAAGCCGACGCGCAAGAAGCCGCCAAGACCGACGTGGGCTGGGGCCACCAGATCCGCTCGTACGTGCTGGACCAGAGCCGCATCAAGGATCTGCGCACCAACGTGGAAATCTCCAACACGCAGAAGGTGCTGGACGGCGACCTTGACGCCTTTATCCAGGCCAGCCTGAAGCAAGGCGTCTAA
- a CDS encoding SDR family oxidoreductase, translating into MSSIGKPQSLFILTGASRGLGAALAQALMQPGHRLICVARGDNAELRAQAAAAGVTLDWHQVDLSEAHAAEAWMTKTLAALPAHKNVTLVLNAGAVEPIGTIDTLRADTLLPHLQLNLAGPMALTAALLRGTAAWNAQRRVLAISSGAARRPIAGWAAYCTGKAGLDMFVRAINADGDASVRAVALAPGVIDTDMQRTIRGADFAGVQRFRDLHAHGELVSPQDAATRIAAYLVRPDFGATELDDLRNYA; encoded by the coding sequence ATGTCCAGCATTGGGAAACCTCAATCCTTGTTCATCCTGACCGGTGCCTCGCGCGGCCTGGGCGCCGCGCTGGCCCAGGCGCTGATGCAGCCGGGTCATCGCCTCATCTGCGTGGCCCGCGGCGATAACGCTGAACTGCGCGCGCAAGCCGCAGCCGCTGGCGTGACACTCGACTGGCATCAGGTCGACCTGTCCGAAGCGCACGCCGCCGAGGCCTGGATGACCAAGACGCTGGCCGCCCTGCCCGCCCACAAGAACGTGACGCTGGTGCTGAACGCCGGCGCGGTTGAGCCGATCGGCACCATCGACACACTGCGCGCCGACACGCTGCTGCCGCATCTGCAATTGAACCTGGCCGGCCCGATGGCGCTGACCGCTGCCCTGCTGCGCGGCACCGCCGCCTGGAACGCACAGCGCCGCGTGCTGGCGATCTCGTCGGGCGCCGCGCGTCGGCCTATCGCCGGCTGGGCTGCGTACTGCACGGGCAAGGCCGGGCTCGACATGTTCGTGCGCGCCATCAACGCAGATGGCGATGCCAGCGTGCGCGCCGTGGCGCTGGCCCCGGGCGTGATCGACACCGACATGCAACGCACCATCCGTGGCGCCGACTTTGCCGGCGTGCAGCGCTTCCGCGATCTGCATGCACATGGCGAGCTGGTCTCACCGCAAGACGCCGCCACGCGCATCGCCGCCTACCTCGTCCGCCCCGACTTTGGCGCGACCGAGCTGGACGACCTGCGCAATTACGCCTAA
- the lysS gene encoding lysine--tRNA ligase, translating to MTEQNNPAESNAVPAQDDNKIIAERREKLAEIRQHGVAFPNDFRPTHHAGDLQAKYREFEQATLEAEPVQVAIAGRMMLKRVMGKASFATVQDSTDRIQFYISRDAVGEDVYASFKKWDLGDIVAARGTLMKTKTGELSVAVTELRLLSKSLRPLPGDFYGLADQEVKYRQRYVDLIVSKETRDTFRARTKAMSSLRNFMAGNGFMEVETPMLHPIPGGAAAKPFITHHNALDMQMFLRIAPELYLKRLIVGGFDRVFEINRNFRNEGVSPRHNPEFTMMEFYAAYTDYRWLMDFTEQLIRQAAIDASGTATLTYQGRELDLAKPFHRLTICQAIQKYAPQYTDAQLADVDFLRAELKKFKIDTNAPQFLNAGVGTLQLVLFEETAESQLWEPTFIIDYPVEVSPLARASDTQPGITERFELFITGREIANGFSELNDAEDQAERFRKQVEQKDAGDEEAMFYDADYIRALEYGMPPTGGCGIGIDRLVMLLTDSPNIRDVILFPHLRRED from the coding sequence ATGACCGAACAGAACAACCCGGCCGAATCGAACGCCGTGCCCGCGCAGGATGACAACAAGATCATCGCCGAGCGCCGCGAGAAGCTGGCCGAGATCCGCCAGCACGGCGTCGCCTTCCCCAACGATTTCCGCCCGACGCATCACGCCGGCGATCTGCAAGCCAAATACCGCGAATTCGAGCAGGCCACGTTGGAAGCCGAACCGGTGCAGGTGGCCATCGCCGGCCGCATGATGCTCAAGCGCGTGATGGGCAAGGCCAGCTTTGCCACCGTGCAGGACAGCACCGACCGCATCCAGTTCTACATCAGCCGCGACGCGGTGGGCGAAGACGTCTACGCCAGCTTCAAGAAGTGGGACCTGGGTGACATCGTGGCCGCGCGCGGCACGCTGATGAAGACCAAGACCGGCGAACTGTCGGTGGCCGTGACGGAACTGCGCCTGCTCTCCAAGAGCCTGCGCCCGCTGCCGGGCGACTTCTATGGTCTGGCCGATCAAGAGGTGAAATACCGCCAACGCTACGTCGACCTGATCGTCTCGAAGGAAACGCGCGACACCTTCCGCGCCCGCACCAAGGCCATGTCCTCGCTGCGCAACTTCATGGCCGGCAACGGCTTCATGGAAGTGGAAACGCCGATGCTGCACCCGATTCCGGGCGGCGCTGCGGCCAAGCCGTTCATCACGCACCACAACGCGCTGGACATGCAGATGTTCCTGCGCATCGCGCCCGAGCTGTACCTCAAGCGCCTGATCGTCGGCGGCTTTGATCGCGTGTTCGAAATCAACCGCAACTTCCGTAACGAAGGCGTGTCGCCGCGACACAACCCCGAGTTCACGATGATGGAGTTCTACGCGGCCTACACGGACTACCGTTGGCTGATGGACTTCACCGAGCAGCTGATCCGCCAAGCCGCGATCGACGCCTCGGGCACCGCCACCCTGACGTACCAAGGCCGCGAGTTGGATCTGGCCAAGCCGTTCCATCGTCTGACGATCTGCCAGGCCATCCAGAAGTACGCGCCGCAGTACACCGACGCGCAACTGGCTGACGTCGACTTCCTGCGTGCCGAGCTGAAGAAGTTCAAGATCGACACCAACGCGCCGCAGTTCCTGAACGCGGGCGTGGGCACGCTGCAACTGGTGCTGTTTGAAGAAACGGCGGAGTCGCAACTGTGGGAGCCGACCTTCATCATCGACTACCCGGTCGAAGTGTCGCCGCTGGCGCGCGCCTCCGACACGCAGCCGGGCATCACCGAGCGCTTCGAGCTGTTCATCACCGGCCGCGAAATCGCCAACGGCTTCTCGGAGCTGAATGATGCGGAAGACCAAGCCGAGCGCTTCCGCAAGCAGGTCGAGCAGAAGGACGCCGGTGACGAAGAAGCCATGTTCTACGACGCCGACTACATCCGCGCGCTGGAATACGGCATGCCCCCGACGGGCGGCTGCGGCATCGGCATCGACCGTCTGGTGATGCTGCTGACTGACAGCCCGAACATCCGCGACGTGATCCTCTTCCCGCACCTGCGCCGCGAAGATTGA
- a CDS encoding glycine zipper 2TM domain-containing protein, whose product MNNNVQSNQGQQYAATSPGQVPPSSRRMHPLMTTAAVAVIIASLTAVAAITGVLPTSKATQGSTDPNVAAQSAAAMPGASAPIALAAPGQTTQPNQAAPYPAQNVAPAPAPARAREPSYAERAPSTSPHYAQTQPRQSVSPYTGHVTSVTPISTQAKETGLGMIGGAVVGGLLGNQVGRGNGRTLATVGGALAGGYGGHVAENYYSRDTQYRVNVRMDNGTNRSFTYKAAPGFQPGDRVHIEDGSLVAG is encoded by the coding sequence ATGAACAACAACGTCCAATCGAACCAAGGTCAACAATATGCCGCCACGTCGCCGGGCCAAGTGCCGCCGTCGTCGCGCCGCATGCATCCGCTGATGACGACGGCCGCTGTGGCCGTGATCATCGCCAGCCTGACGGCAGTGGCCGCCATCACCGGCGTCCTGCCGACGTCGAAGGCTACGCAGGGCAGCACCGATCCGAACGTCGCAGCCCAGTCTGCAGCAGCGATGCCGGGCGCCTCCGCCCCCATCGCGTTGGCAGCTCCGGGCCAGACGACGCAACCGAATCAGGCCGCGCCGTATCCGGCGCAAAACGTAGCGCCCGCTCCGGCCCCGGCACGTGCGCGTGAGCCGTCGTACGCGGAACGCGCTCCGTCGACCAGCCCGCACTACGCGCAAACGCAGCCACGCCAATCGGTCAGCCCGTACACCGGCCATGTCACGTCGGTCACCCCGATCTCGACGCAAGCCAAGGAAACCGGTCTCGGCATGATCGGCGGTGCAGTGGTGGGTGGCCTGCTGGGTAACCAGGTCGGTCGCGGCAATGGCCGCACGCTCGCGACGGTGGGCGGAGCGCTGGCGGGCGGTTACGGCGGCCATGTGGCGGAGAACTACTACAGCCGCGATACCCAATACCGCGTGAACGTGCGTATGGACAACGGCACCAACCGCAGCTTCACCTACAAGGCTGCCCCGGGCTTCCAGCCGGGTGACCGCGTGCACATCGAAGACGGCTCGCTGGTGGCAGGCTGA
- the iscX gene encoding Fe-S cluster assembly protein IscX, with protein sequence MKWNDIQQIAEALYDQYPDVDPTRLNFVDLHNKVVSLEGFDDDHKRGGEKFLEAIQQAWIDEAG encoded by the coding sequence ATGAAATGGAACGACATTCAGCAGATTGCCGAAGCGCTGTACGACCAGTACCCCGACGTCGATCCGACGCGCCTGAACTTCGTCGACCTGCACAACAAGGTCGTCAGCCTCGAAGGCTTTGACGACGACCACAAGCGTGGCGGCGAGAAATTCCTCGAAGCGATCCAGCAAGCGTGGATTGACGAGGCAGGATAA